The Setaria viridis chromosome 6, Setaria_viridis_v4.0, whole genome shotgun sequence genome contains a region encoding:
- the LOC117861909 gene encoding LOW QUALITY PROTEIN: UDP-glycosyltransferase 89B2 (The sequence of the model RefSeq protein was modified relative to this genomic sequence to represent the inferred CDS: deleted 3 bases in 2 codons) — MDTPSAPQNHATGSRACNGGEGNPHVLVVPYPAHGHMLPLLDLAALLAARGLAVTVAITAGNAPLLQSLLASCPSGSARTVTLRFPTSPLLPAGCGENTKDLPAHLFRPFIVSLAALRAPLLAWCKAQAQSRHRVTAVVSGLFTGWTQPLAAELGVPHVTFSPSNALHPAVSHSLWRHLPSGRRPEDADEPVTFPNIPGSPSFPWRQLSWLFTRRVPGDEVSEAIRQFFLWNLGSACFVVNSFAALDGAYVERALPDLASKRVFAVGPLSDAVSLCRDRRGGKPVVPAASVAAWLDAFPDGSAVYVSFGTQHALSTPQAACVADALRGSSAVAFVWVVRSGTAVPEGFEAATASRGVVIRGWAPQVEILRHRAVGWFLTHCGWNSVLEAAAAGVALLAWPMGADQFTNAWLIAAAGVAMPVAEGAEAVPDAGQMANAIAAAVGEEGKPVRKRAAELSKKAVAAVAEGGSSHGDLEDLVRMLRKVD, encoded by the exons ATGGACACGCCATCGGCACCACAGAACCACGCCACAGGCAGCCGCGCATGCAACGGCGGCGAGGGCAACCCACACGTGCTCGTCGTGCCGTACCCGGCGCATGGCCACATGCTCCCGCTCCTCGACCTCGCGGCGTTGCTCGCTGCGCGAGGGCTCGCGGTCACCGTCGCCATCACAGCCGGCAACGCCCCACTCCTGCAGTCGCTGCTCGCGTCGTGCCCGTCCGGC TCTGCCCGCACGGTCACGCTGCGTTTCCCCACCTCGCCCCTCCTCCCGGCCGGCTGCGGCGAGAACACCAAGGACCTCCCGGCCCACCTCTTCCGGCCGTTCATCGTCTccctcgccgccctccgcgcACCGCTCCTTGCCTGGTGCAAGGCCCAGGCCCAGAGCCGCCACCGCGTCACGGCCGTCGTCTCCGGCTTGTTCACGGGGTGGACGCAGCCGCtcgcggcggagctcggcgtGCCACACGTCACGTTCTCGCCTTCCAACGCGCTCCACCCCGCCGTGTCGCACTCGCTCTGGCGGCACCTGCCGAGCGGGCGCCGcccggaggacgccgacgagccgGTCACGTTCCCGAACATCCCGGGCTCGCCCAGCTTCCCGTGGCGCCAGCTATCGTGGCTGTTCACGCGGCGCGTGCCCGGCGACGAGGTCTCCGAGGCGATCCGCCAGTTCTTCCTGTGGAACCTGGGCAGCGCGTGCTTCGTCGTCAACTCGTTCGCGGCGCTCGACGGCGCCTATGTCGAGCGCGCGCTCCCCGACCTGGCGTCGAAGCGGGTGTTCGCGGTGGGCCCGCTGTCCGACGCCGTGAGTCTCTGCCGCGACCGGCGCGGCGGGAAGCCCgtggtgccggcggcgagcgtggCCGCGTGGCTGGACGCCTTCCCCGACGGCTCCGCCGTGTACGTCAGCTTCGGGACGCAGCACGCGCTGTCGACGCCGCAGGCCGCGTGCGTCGCCGACGCGCTG CGCGGGAGCTCGGCCGTGGCGTTCGTGTGGGTGGTGAGGAGCGGCACCGCCGTGCCGGAGGGGTTcgaggcggcgacggcctcgCGGGGCGTGGTGATCCGCGGGTGGGCGCCGCAGGTGGAGATCCTGCGCCACCGTGCCGTGGGGTGGTTCCTGACGCACTGCGGCTGGAACTCGGTgctcgaggcggcggccgccggcgtggcgctGCTGGCGTGGCCGATGGGCGCGGACCAGTTCACGAACGCGTGGCTGATCGCGGCGGCCGGCGTAGCCATGCCCGTGGCGGAGGGTGCCGAGGCCGTGCCAGACGCCGGACAGATGGCGAACGCGATCGCCGCCGCGgtcggggaggaggggaagccCGTGAGGAAGCGTGCGGCGGAACTTAGCAagaaggcggtggcggcagtgGCAGAGGGCGGGAGCTCGCACGGGGACCTGGAAGATCTGGTGCGCATGCTCCGGAAGGTCGACTAG